The following coding sequences are from one Cervus canadensis isolate Bull #8, Minnesota chromosome 4, ASM1932006v1, whole genome shotgun sequence window:
- the ZFR2 gene encoding zinc finger RNA-binding protein 2 isoform X2, producing the protein MAASNYYGFAQGIGSQYSVPPPSAFPLPAAGASLSTQPAPGLGLALIPFPEAAQPPGPGYSGYQPHSGQDLGYSAQPQEPMPAATTAPSYQDSYSYGLSTATSGYENKQYPPSVAGQPQLPAAATLCPPGTQGAYGGGGYSQAQPLPQMPTAEAGPPASVACSSYTYAPASSAQPMASSVPTLPASSSFSAASALYTGPSYPSYDASSYSVARPYYPPLLTPQMQPPPPPPPPQQPPAPPKPVESSQWGGPGGSPSASCANSIAKKLPVPSKLPRPRTGPQPLPLHYCDICKISCAGPQTYREHLEGQKHKKKEAAQKMGVQPNGSPRGVQAQLHCDLCAVSCTGAEAYAAHIRGAKHQKVFKLHTKLGKPIPTIDPASANPSLAQAPSTSQPASTPVTVTAESAPAASAKPVAPASPSVCATSRPPPPRRPATSKASRVGPPALPATDCRPLHGKPAPPRSERPGEPSARGGSAEASGSSCEGQPVGPGYVEEVCNEEGRVIRFHCKLCECSFNDPNARDMHVRGRRHRLQYKKKVNPDLPIADKPSTRVRKLVEETLRRQRQLTKRRLGELRRWHNETRCSLSALRSGRAPPGPPRAPVGPPHSPAAAQGPESLSSRRRYDLCRRRLQEGPPVPDSRSGRPLPDQHLPALRSRPGAPAAKPLPTRRPESSDDRHVMCKHSAIYPTEEELLAVQKAVSHAERALKLVSDTLAEEDSASPEPEGGDHSHPSPSARILKGVMRVGLLAKGLLLRGDRAVQLILLCSQKPTRALQRRVAEQLPLQLPVVTDDKYEVSSDPDASIVISSCEEPRIQVAVSITSPLMREDPSADREGTEVPPPDPGDVLSPEKCLQALAALRHAKWFQARASGLQPCVIVIRVFRDLCQRVPTWGALPDWAMELLVEKALSSTKGPLSPGDAVRRVLECVASGTLLTDGPGLQDPCERDQIDALGSMTLQEREDITASAQQLRDTEFRQHSHRFRQLVNDVLSPDGRNAQAVVPAAGLKSSGFSALLPSPLPTGQRTPEQAGGWQGDSGPGT; encoded by the exons CGTCCCGCCTCCGTCAGcttttcccctccccgctgctgGAGCCAGCTTGTCCACACAGCCTGCTCCTGGACTGGGCCTGGCCCTGATCCCATTTCCCGAGGCCGCCCAGCCCCCTGGGCCAGGATACAGTGGGTACCAGCCCCACTCCGGTCAGGACCTCGGTTATAGCGCCCAACCCCAGGAGCCTATGCCAGCTGCCACCACGGCACCCTCCTACCAG GACAGTTACAGCTACGGACTGTCGACAGCCACCAGTGGCTATGAGAACAAACAGTACCCGCCATCTGTGGCCGGCCAGCCTCAGCTCCCAGCCGCGGCCACGCTCTGCCCGCCAG GGACCCAAGGAGCCTACGGGGGCGGTGGGTACAGCCAGGCACAGCCCCTGCCACAGATGCCCACCGCCGAGGCAGGGCCGCCAGCCAGCGTCGCCTGCTCCAGCTACACTTACGCCCCAGCAAGCAGCGCCCAGCCCATGGCCTCCTCCGTTCCCACCCTGCCGGCCTCCTCATCCTTCAGCGCAGCCTCCGCCCTGTACACGG gGCCAAGCTACCCGAGCTATGACGCGTCCTCCTACTCCGTGGCCCGTCCTTACTACCCACCGTTACTCACTCCACAGatgcagccgccgccgccgccacccccaccccagcagccccCCGCACCCCCAAAGCCTGTGGAGTCATCCCAGTGGGGTGGCCCAGGAGGCAGTCCCAGTGCCAGCTGTGCCAACAGCATCGCCAAGAAGCTTCCAGTTCCCAGCAAGCTGCCAAGACCCCGGACCGGCCCCCAGCCGCTCCCGCTTCACTACTGTGACATCTGCAAGATCAGCTGTGCCGGCCCCCAG ACGTACCGCGAGCACCTGGAAGGGCAGAAGCACAAGAAGAAAGAGGCAGCTCAGAAGATGGGCGTCCAGCCCAACGGCAGCCCGCGGGGGGTGCAGGCACAGCTGCACTGCGACCTCTGTGCCGTGTCCTGCACCGGGGCAGAGGCCTACGCCGCCCACATCCGGGGAGCCAAGCACCAGAAG GTCTTCAAGCTGCACACCAAACTGGGGAAGCCCATCCCCACCATAGACCCCGCATCGGCCAACCCCAGCTTggcccaggcccccagcaccAGCCAGCCGGCCTCCACCCCCGTCACCGTCACCGCAGAGAGCGCCCCTGCAGCCTCAGCCAAGCCCGTGGCCCCCGCCAGCCCCAGCGTGTGTGCCACGAGCAGGCCACCACCGCCCAGGAGACCGGCCACCTCGAAGGCCTCGCGTGTGG ggccccctgcactgcCAGCAACTGACTGTAGACCCCTCCACGGGAAACCTGCACCCCCCAGATCCGAGCGGCCTGGGGAGCCGTCCGCCCGAGGAGGCTCTGCAGAAGCTTCTGGAAGCAGTTGTGAGGGGCAGCCGGTGGGCCCAGGCTACGTGGAGGAG GTGTGCAACGAGGAGGGCCGGGTGATCCGCTTCCATTGCAAGCTGTGTGAGTGCAGCTTCAACGACCCCAACGCCAGGGACATGCACGTGCGGGGACGGCGGCACCGGCTGCAGTACAAG AAAAAAGTGAACCCTGACCTCCCGATCGCAGACAAGCCCAGCACACGGGTGCGCAAGCTCGTGGAGGAGACACTGCGGAGGCAGCGGCAGCTGACCAAGAGGCGGCTGGGGGAGCTGCGGCGCTGGCACAATGAGACGAGGTGCAGCCTCTCGGCCCTGCGCAGTGGGAGGGCTCCCCCCGGGCCCCCCAGGGCTCCAGTGGGGCCACCTCACAGTCCTGCCGCCGCTCAGGGCCCCGAGTCCCTCTCGTCCCGCAGGCGCTACGACTTGTGCAGGAGGCGGCTGCAAGAGGGGCCGCCTGTCCCGGACTCACGCTCAGGACGCCCTCTGCCTGACCAGCACCTGCCTGCCCTCAGGAGTCGGCCAGGGGCGCCCGCAGCCAAGCCTCTG cccaccaggcggcCGGAGTCCAGTGACGACCGGCATGTCATGTGTAAGCACTCGGCCATCTACCCAACGGAGGAGGAGCTCCTGGCCGTCCAGAAGGCCGTCTCCCATGCGGAGCGTGCCCTCAAGCTGGTGTCTGACACGCTGGCTGAGGAGGACTCTGCCAGCCCAGAGCCCGAGGGCGGGGACCACAG CCACCCCAGCCCCTCGGCCCGGATCCTGAAAGGCGTGATGCGGGTCGGCCTCCTGGCGAAGGGGCTACTCCTGCGGGGAGATCGGGCGGTGCAGCTGATCCTGCTCTGCTCCCAGAAGCCCACCCGCGCCCTGCAGCGCAGAGTCGCCGAGCAGCTGCCCCTCCAGCTCCCG GTGGTCACAGACGACAAGTACGAGGTGTCTTCTGACCCGGACGCCAGCATCGTCATCTCCTCCTGCGAGGAGCCCCGGATACAGGTCGCTGTGTCCATCACCTCGCCCCTGATGCGGGAGGACCCCTCCGCAGACCGAG AAGGAACCGAGGTGCCTCCGCCAGACCCAGGAGATGTCCTGAGCCCAGAGAAGTGCCTCCAGGCACTGGCTGCTCTCCGCCACGCCAAGTGGTTCCAG GCGAGAGCCAGCGGCCTGCAGCCCTGTGTGATCGTCATCAGGGTCTTCCGGGACCTCTGCCAGCGCGTGCCCACCTGGGGGGCCCTGCCGGACTGG GCCATGGAGCTGCTGGTGGAGAAGGCCCTGAGCAGCACCAAGGGGCCCCTGAGCCCCGGGGATGCCGTGCGCCGAGTCCTGGAGTGCGTGGCCTCGGGGACGCTCCTCACAG ATGGGCCCGGGCTCCAGGATCCCTGTGAGAGAGACCAGATAGATGCCCTCGGCTCCATGACCCTCCAGGAACGAGAAGACATCACAGCCAGCGCCCAG
- the ZFR2 gene encoding zinc finger RNA-binding protein 2 isoform X5: MAASNYYGFAQGIGSQYSVPPPSAFPLPAAGASLSTQPAPGLGLALIPFPEAAQPPGPGYSGYQPHSGQDLGYSAQPQEPMPAATTAPSYQDSYSYGLSTATSGYENKQYPPSVAGQPQLPAAATLCPPGTQGAYGGGGYSQAQPLPQMPTAEAGPPASVACSSYTYAPASSAQPMASSVPTLPASSSFSAASALYTGPSYPSYDASSYSVARPYYPPLLTPQMQPPPPPPPPQQPPAPPKPVESSQWGGPGGSPSASCANSIAKKLPVPSKLPRPRTGPQPLPLHYCDICKISCAGPQQTYREHLEGQKHKKKEAAQKMGVQPNGSPRGVQAQLHCDLCAVSCTGAEAYAAHIRGAKHQKVFKLHTKLGKPIPTIDPASANPSLAQAPSTSQPASTPVTVTAESAPAASAKPVAPASPSVCATSRPPPPRRPATSKASRVGPPALPATDCRPLHGKPAPPRSERPGEPSARGGSAEASGSSCEGQPVGPGYVEEVCNEEGRVIRFHCKLCECSFNDPNARDMHVRGRRHRLQYKKKVNPDLPIADKPSTRVRKLVEETLRRQRQLTKRRLGELRRWHNETRRYDLCRRRLQEGPPVPDSRSGRPLPDQHLPALRSRPGAPAAKPLPTRRPESSDDRHVMCKHSAIYPTEEELLAVQKAVSHAERALKLVSDTLAEEDSASPEPEGGDHSSHPSPSARILKGVMRVGLLAKGLLLRGDRAVQLILLCSQKPTRALQRRVAEQLPLQLPVVTDDKYEVSSDPDASIVISSCEEPRIQVAVSITSPLMREDPSADREGTEVPPPDPGDVLSPEKCLQALAALRHAKWFQARASGLQPCVIVIRVFRDLCQRVPTWGALPDWAMELLVEKALSSTKGPLSPGDAVRRVLECVASGTLLTDGPGLQDPCERDQIDALGSMTLQEREDITASAQQLRDTEFRQHSHRFRQLVNDVLSPDGRNAQAVVPAAGLKSSGFSALLPSPLPTGQRTPEQAGGWQGDSGPGT, from the exons CGTCCCGCCTCCGTCAGcttttcccctccccgctgctgGAGCCAGCTTGTCCACACAGCCTGCTCCTGGACTGGGCCTGGCCCTGATCCCATTTCCCGAGGCCGCCCAGCCCCCTGGGCCAGGATACAGTGGGTACCAGCCCCACTCCGGTCAGGACCTCGGTTATAGCGCCCAACCCCAGGAGCCTATGCCAGCTGCCACCACGGCACCCTCCTACCAG GACAGTTACAGCTACGGACTGTCGACAGCCACCAGTGGCTATGAGAACAAACAGTACCCGCCATCTGTGGCCGGCCAGCCTCAGCTCCCAGCCGCGGCCACGCTCTGCCCGCCAG GGACCCAAGGAGCCTACGGGGGCGGTGGGTACAGCCAGGCACAGCCCCTGCCACAGATGCCCACCGCCGAGGCAGGGCCGCCAGCCAGCGTCGCCTGCTCCAGCTACACTTACGCCCCAGCAAGCAGCGCCCAGCCCATGGCCTCCTCCGTTCCCACCCTGCCGGCCTCCTCATCCTTCAGCGCAGCCTCCGCCCTGTACACGG gGCCAAGCTACCCGAGCTATGACGCGTCCTCCTACTCCGTGGCCCGTCCTTACTACCCACCGTTACTCACTCCACAGatgcagccgccgccgccgccacccccaccccagcagccccCCGCACCCCCAAAGCCTGTGGAGTCATCCCAGTGGGGTGGCCCAGGAGGCAGTCCCAGTGCCAGCTGTGCCAACAGCATCGCCAAGAAGCTTCCAGTTCCCAGCAAGCTGCCAAGACCCCGGACCGGCCCCCAGCCGCTCCCGCTTCACTACTGTGACATCTGCAAGATCAGCTGTGCCGGCCCCCAG CAGACGTACCGCGAGCACCTGGAAGGGCAGAAGCACAAGAAGAAAGAGGCAGCTCAGAAGATGGGCGTCCAGCCCAACGGCAGCCCGCGGGGGGTGCAGGCACAGCTGCACTGCGACCTCTGTGCCGTGTCCTGCACCGGGGCAGAGGCCTACGCCGCCCACATCCGGGGAGCCAAGCACCAGAAG GTCTTCAAGCTGCACACCAAACTGGGGAAGCCCATCCCCACCATAGACCCCGCATCGGCCAACCCCAGCTTggcccaggcccccagcaccAGCCAGCCGGCCTCCACCCCCGTCACCGTCACCGCAGAGAGCGCCCCTGCAGCCTCAGCCAAGCCCGTGGCCCCCGCCAGCCCCAGCGTGTGTGCCACGAGCAGGCCACCACCGCCCAGGAGACCGGCCACCTCGAAGGCCTCGCGTGTGG ggccccctgcactgcCAGCAACTGACTGTAGACCCCTCCACGGGAAACCTGCACCCCCCAGATCCGAGCGGCCTGGGGAGCCGTCCGCCCGAGGAGGCTCTGCAGAAGCTTCTGGAAGCAGTTGTGAGGGGCAGCCGGTGGGCCCAGGCTACGTGGAGGAG GTGTGCAACGAGGAGGGCCGGGTGATCCGCTTCCATTGCAAGCTGTGTGAGTGCAGCTTCAACGACCCCAACGCCAGGGACATGCACGTGCGGGGACGGCGGCACCGGCTGCAGTACAAG AAAAAAGTGAACCCTGACCTCCCGATCGCAGACAAGCCCAGCACACGGGTGCGCAAGCTCGTGGAGGAGACACTGCGGAGGCAGCGGCAGCTGACCAAGAGGCGGCTGGGGGAGCTGCGGCGCTGGCACAATGAGACGAG GCGCTACGACTTGTGCAGGAGGCGGCTGCAAGAGGGGCCGCCTGTCCCGGACTCACGCTCAGGACGCCCTCTGCCTGACCAGCACCTGCCTGCCCTCAGGAGTCGGCCAGGGGCGCCCGCAGCCAAGCCTCTG cccaccaggcggcCGGAGTCCAGTGACGACCGGCATGTCATGTGTAAGCACTCGGCCATCTACCCAACGGAGGAGGAGCTCCTGGCCGTCCAGAAGGCCGTCTCCCATGCGGAGCGTGCCCTCAAGCTGGTGTCTGACACGCTGGCTGAGGAGGACTCTGCCAGCCCAGAGCCCGAGGGCGGGGACCACAG CAGCCACCCCAGCCCCTCGGCCCGGATCCTGAAAGGCGTGATGCGGGTCGGCCTCCTGGCGAAGGGGCTACTCCTGCGGGGAGATCGGGCGGTGCAGCTGATCCTGCTCTGCTCCCAGAAGCCCACCCGCGCCCTGCAGCGCAGAGTCGCCGAGCAGCTGCCCCTCCAGCTCCCG GTGGTCACAGACGACAAGTACGAGGTGTCTTCTGACCCGGACGCCAGCATCGTCATCTCCTCCTGCGAGGAGCCCCGGATACAGGTCGCTGTGTCCATCACCTCGCCCCTGATGCGGGAGGACCCCTCCGCAGACCGAG AAGGAACCGAGGTGCCTCCGCCAGACCCAGGAGATGTCCTGAGCCCAGAGAAGTGCCTCCAGGCACTGGCTGCTCTCCGCCACGCCAAGTGGTTCCAG GCGAGAGCCAGCGGCCTGCAGCCCTGTGTGATCGTCATCAGGGTCTTCCGGGACCTCTGCCAGCGCGTGCCCACCTGGGGGGCCCTGCCGGACTGG GCCATGGAGCTGCTGGTGGAGAAGGCCCTGAGCAGCACCAAGGGGCCCCTGAGCCCCGGGGATGCCGTGCGCCGAGTCCTGGAGTGCGTGGCCTCGGGGACGCTCCTCACAG ATGGGCCCGGGCTCCAGGATCCCTGTGAGAGAGACCAGATAGATGCCCTCGGCTCCATGACCCTCCAGGAACGAGAAGACATCACAGCCAGCGCCCAG
- the ZFR2 gene encoding zinc finger RNA-binding protein 2 isoform X1, producing MAASNYYGFAQGIGSQYSVPPPSAFPLPAAGASLSTQPAPGLGLALIPFPEAAQPPGPGYSGYQPHSGQDLGYSAQPQEPMPAATTAPSYQDSYSYGLSTATSGYENKQYPPSVAGQPQLPAAATLCPPGTQGAYGGGGYSQAQPLPQMPTAEAGPPASVACSSYTYAPASSAQPMASSVPTLPASSSFSAASALYTGPSYPSYDASSYSVARPYYPPLLTPQMQPPPPPPPPQQPPAPPKPVESSQWGGPGGSPSASCANSIAKKLPVPSKLPRPRTGPQPLPLHYCDICKISCAGPQQTYREHLEGQKHKKKEAAQKMGVQPNGSPRGVQAQLHCDLCAVSCTGAEAYAAHIRGAKHQKVFKLHTKLGKPIPTIDPASANPSLAQAPSTSQPASTPVTVTAESAPAASAKPVAPASPSVCATSRPPPPRRPATSKASRVGPPALPATDCRPLHGKPAPPRSERPGEPSARGGSAEASGSSCEGQPVGPGYVEEVCNEEGRVIRFHCKLCECSFNDPNARDMHVRGRRHRLQYKKKVNPDLPIADKPSTRVRKLVEETLRRQRQLTKRRLGELRRWHNETRCSLSALRSGRAPPGPPRAPVGPPHSPAAAQGPESLSSRRRYDLCRRRLQEGPPVPDSRSGRPLPDQHLPALRSRPGAPAAKPLPTRRPESSDDRHVMCKHSAIYPTEEELLAVQKAVSHAERALKLVSDTLAEEDSASPEPEGGDHSHPSPSARILKGVMRVGLLAKGLLLRGDRAVQLILLCSQKPTRALQRRVAEQLPLQLPVVTDDKYEVSSDPDASIVISSCEEPRIQVAVSITSPLMREDPSADREGTEVPPPDPGDVLSPEKCLQALAALRHAKWFQARASGLQPCVIVIRVFRDLCQRVPTWGALPDWAMELLVEKALSSTKGPLSPGDAVRRVLECVASGTLLTDGPGLQDPCERDQIDALGSMTLQEREDITASAQQLRDTEFRQHSHRFRQLVNDVLSPDGRNAQAVVPAAGLKSSGFSALLPSPLPTGQRTPEQAGGWQGDSGPGT from the exons CGTCCCGCCTCCGTCAGcttttcccctccccgctgctgGAGCCAGCTTGTCCACACAGCCTGCTCCTGGACTGGGCCTGGCCCTGATCCCATTTCCCGAGGCCGCCCAGCCCCCTGGGCCAGGATACAGTGGGTACCAGCCCCACTCCGGTCAGGACCTCGGTTATAGCGCCCAACCCCAGGAGCCTATGCCAGCTGCCACCACGGCACCCTCCTACCAG GACAGTTACAGCTACGGACTGTCGACAGCCACCAGTGGCTATGAGAACAAACAGTACCCGCCATCTGTGGCCGGCCAGCCTCAGCTCCCAGCCGCGGCCACGCTCTGCCCGCCAG GGACCCAAGGAGCCTACGGGGGCGGTGGGTACAGCCAGGCACAGCCCCTGCCACAGATGCCCACCGCCGAGGCAGGGCCGCCAGCCAGCGTCGCCTGCTCCAGCTACACTTACGCCCCAGCAAGCAGCGCCCAGCCCATGGCCTCCTCCGTTCCCACCCTGCCGGCCTCCTCATCCTTCAGCGCAGCCTCCGCCCTGTACACGG gGCCAAGCTACCCGAGCTATGACGCGTCCTCCTACTCCGTGGCCCGTCCTTACTACCCACCGTTACTCACTCCACAGatgcagccgccgccgccgccacccccaccccagcagccccCCGCACCCCCAAAGCCTGTGGAGTCATCCCAGTGGGGTGGCCCAGGAGGCAGTCCCAGTGCCAGCTGTGCCAACAGCATCGCCAAGAAGCTTCCAGTTCCCAGCAAGCTGCCAAGACCCCGGACCGGCCCCCAGCCGCTCCCGCTTCACTACTGTGACATCTGCAAGATCAGCTGTGCCGGCCCCCAG CAGACGTACCGCGAGCACCTGGAAGGGCAGAAGCACAAGAAGAAAGAGGCAGCTCAGAAGATGGGCGTCCAGCCCAACGGCAGCCCGCGGGGGGTGCAGGCACAGCTGCACTGCGACCTCTGTGCCGTGTCCTGCACCGGGGCAGAGGCCTACGCCGCCCACATCCGGGGAGCCAAGCACCAGAAG GTCTTCAAGCTGCACACCAAACTGGGGAAGCCCATCCCCACCATAGACCCCGCATCGGCCAACCCCAGCTTggcccaggcccccagcaccAGCCAGCCGGCCTCCACCCCCGTCACCGTCACCGCAGAGAGCGCCCCTGCAGCCTCAGCCAAGCCCGTGGCCCCCGCCAGCCCCAGCGTGTGTGCCACGAGCAGGCCACCACCGCCCAGGAGACCGGCCACCTCGAAGGCCTCGCGTGTGG ggccccctgcactgcCAGCAACTGACTGTAGACCCCTCCACGGGAAACCTGCACCCCCCAGATCCGAGCGGCCTGGGGAGCCGTCCGCCCGAGGAGGCTCTGCAGAAGCTTCTGGAAGCAGTTGTGAGGGGCAGCCGGTGGGCCCAGGCTACGTGGAGGAG GTGTGCAACGAGGAGGGCCGGGTGATCCGCTTCCATTGCAAGCTGTGTGAGTGCAGCTTCAACGACCCCAACGCCAGGGACATGCACGTGCGGGGACGGCGGCACCGGCTGCAGTACAAG AAAAAAGTGAACCCTGACCTCCCGATCGCAGACAAGCCCAGCACACGGGTGCGCAAGCTCGTGGAGGAGACACTGCGGAGGCAGCGGCAGCTGACCAAGAGGCGGCTGGGGGAGCTGCGGCGCTGGCACAATGAGACGAGGTGCAGCCTCTCGGCCCTGCGCAGTGGGAGGGCTCCCCCCGGGCCCCCCAGGGCTCCAGTGGGGCCACCTCACAGTCCTGCCGCCGCTCAGGGCCCCGAGTCCCTCTCGTCCCGCAGGCGCTACGACTTGTGCAGGAGGCGGCTGCAAGAGGGGCCGCCTGTCCCGGACTCACGCTCAGGACGCCCTCTGCCTGACCAGCACCTGCCTGCCCTCAGGAGTCGGCCAGGGGCGCCCGCAGCCAAGCCTCTG cccaccaggcggcCGGAGTCCAGTGACGACCGGCATGTCATGTGTAAGCACTCGGCCATCTACCCAACGGAGGAGGAGCTCCTGGCCGTCCAGAAGGCCGTCTCCCATGCGGAGCGTGCCCTCAAGCTGGTGTCTGACACGCTGGCTGAGGAGGACTCTGCCAGCCCAGAGCCCGAGGGCGGGGACCACAG CCACCCCAGCCCCTCGGCCCGGATCCTGAAAGGCGTGATGCGGGTCGGCCTCCTGGCGAAGGGGCTACTCCTGCGGGGAGATCGGGCGGTGCAGCTGATCCTGCTCTGCTCCCAGAAGCCCACCCGCGCCCTGCAGCGCAGAGTCGCCGAGCAGCTGCCCCTCCAGCTCCCG GTGGTCACAGACGACAAGTACGAGGTGTCTTCTGACCCGGACGCCAGCATCGTCATCTCCTCCTGCGAGGAGCCCCGGATACAGGTCGCTGTGTCCATCACCTCGCCCCTGATGCGGGAGGACCCCTCCGCAGACCGAG AAGGAACCGAGGTGCCTCCGCCAGACCCAGGAGATGTCCTGAGCCCAGAGAAGTGCCTCCAGGCACTGGCTGCTCTCCGCCACGCCAAGTGGTTCCAG GCGAGAGCCAGCGGCCTGCAGCCCTGTGTGATCGTCATCAGGGTCTTCCGGGACCTCTGCCAGCGCGTGCCCACCTGGGGGGCCCTGCCGGACTGG GCCATGGAGCTGCTGGTGGAGAAGGCCCTGAGCAGCACCAAGGGGCCCCTGAGCCCCGGGGATGCCGTGCGCCGAGTCCTGGAGTGCGTGGCCTCGGGGACGCTCCTCACAG ATGGGCCCGGGCTCCAGGATCCCTGTGAGAGAGACCAGATAGATGCCCTCGGCTCCATGACCCTCCAGGAACGAGAAGACATCACAGCCAGCGCCCAG